From Moritella sp. Urea-trap-13, a single genomic window includes:
- a CDS encoding outer membrane protein, with protein MKKILLLSALLVSNVANAGLNLDYRAYNTPVNYNFAEVEVGYKTYESADKDIDTVFISIGSELMLSEKVIMKYSFSGEEINDATTVLAANAGLLYRVPLTEKFDLVLGGELEFDWVGVEESSRSAHYSHENTAIGAHFGLRYGFTDKLEAVTQVVISDSSSDSLMTTISTTKLSYYLTENVGVGAFYSARFNDDLDTSNVGAHVRFRF; from the coding sequence ATGAAAAAGATATTATTATTAAGTGCATTACTGGTTTCAAACGTAGCTAATGCAGGTTTAAATCTTGATTATAGGGCTTACAACACACCTGTTAATTACAATTTCGCAGAAGTAGAGGTTGGCTATAAAACTTACGAATCTGCTGATAAAGATATCGATACCGTATTTATTTCTATCGGTAGTGAATTAATGCTTAGCGAAAAAGTGATAATGAAGTATTCATTTTCAGGGGAGGAAATAAATGATGCGACGACTGTGTTAGCCGCAAATGCAGGCTTACTATATCGAGTACCACTGACTGAAAAATTCGATTTGGTATTGGGTGGTGAACTCGAATTTGACTGGGTAGGAGTCGAAGAATCGAGTCGTAGTGCACATTACAGCCATGAAAATACCGCTATCGGTGCTCATTTTGGACTCCGGTATGGTTTTACCGATAAACTTGAAGCTGTGACACAAGTTGTTATATCTGACTCTTCTTCGGACTCATTAATGACAACTATTTCGACAACTAAATTATCATATTATTTGACTGAGAATGTTGGCGTTGGTGCTTTTTATTCGGCTAGATTCAATGATGATCTAGATACATCTAACGTCGGCGCTCATGTTCGATTTAGATTTTGA
- a CDS encoding spondin domain-containing protein — protein MRRLLIPLVLITFFLSACDDSNTSSNTNINTQDDVVYELTFTSNWNGANFPTNYPASAHFSGLIGLTHNNQVDIFKRSELATPGIITVAETGGKSVLIDEINVHIATTNSDKAIDGSGIPAGSSTVSLTFSANTNHPYLSIVSMVAPSPDWFIGIDSFNLYENGQWQDNATFNLNVYDAGSDSADTFTAADSPQMPKSVITLLTTDSADTDFLAGVHRDNGTFIGTMTLKIITKN, from the coding sequence ATGAGACGCTTACTTATCCCATTAGTATTAATCACCTTCTTTTTGAGTGCTTGTGACGACTCAAACACTTCATCTAACACTAATATAAATACCCAAGATGACGTAGTTTATGAACTCACGTTTACCTCGAACTGGAATGGCGCTAACTTTCCTACTAACTACCCCGCCAGCGCGCACTTTTCAGGTTTGATTGGTTTAACCCATAATAATCAGGTTGATATCTTTAAACGCTCCGAGCTTGCAACGCCAGGTATAATTACCGTGGCAGAGACCGGTGGTAAATCGGTCCTGATTGATGAAATAAATGTGCATATAGCGACAACAAACTCAGATAAAGCTATCGATGGCAGTGGTATACCGGCAGGTAGTTCAACGGTGTCACTGACATTTTCAGCCAATACTAACCACCCTTACCTGTCTATTGTATCAATGGTAGCTCCGAGCCCTGACTGGTTTATCGGTATTGATAGTTTTAATTTATATGAGAATGGCCAGTGGCAAGATAATGCTACATTCAATTTAAATGTTTATGATGCGGGTAGTGACAGTGCTGATACATTTACGGCTGCTGATAGTCCGCAAATGCCAAAAAGTGTAATCACATTATTAACCACAGATTCTGCTGATACGGATTTTCTGGCTGGTGTACATCGTGATAATGGAACATTTATTGGAACGATGACATTAAAAATCATTACTAAAAATTAA
- a CDS encoding DUF4382 domain-containing protein, whose protein sequence is MKFSKIALLLSTIGLLSACGSNDDSSNIETGKFNLGVSDNPADAEKVMIAFKQVVLKNDAGSISFDVSDDGELKQVDLLKFQGSAVETLVSGQDVTVGEYQMCIYMENSEVVNPDSSYVQKMDGATAGLTTNSNGSCGGVGADDDNTGRLFFNKTFTIAAGNNSFVAEFDLQKGLQGPKGNKNYWTLKPTSVQLVNTADVGAIAGSVPAALIAECEAKAATFGSSEFSSAVYLYPEATALDNMDDFRDAAGELTKVAPIAAARVNPVVDDNGQVISNDYEFGFVVANNYSLGYTCTTQHDDPELPNTPEDYPAFFLHVAEQNVIVINGETTERDF, encoded by the coding sequence ATGAAATTTTCAAAAATCGCTCTTCTTCTGTCCACCATTGGATTATTAAGCGCCTGTGGCAGTAATGATGATTCTTCTAACATTGAAACTGGTAAGTTTAACTTAGGGGTTTCAGATAATCCTGCAGATGCAGAAAAGGTTATGATTGCGTTTAAGCAAGTAGTGCTAAAAAATGATGCTGGCAGTATTTCATTTGATGTTTCCGATGACGGCGAATTAAAGCAAGTCGATTTATTAAAGTTTCAAGGCTCTGCAGTTGAAACACTGGTAAGTGGCCAAGATGTCACTGTAGGTGAATACCAAATGTGTATTTACATGGAAAACAGTGAAGTCGTAAATCCCGATAGCTCATATGTGCAAAAAATGGATGGTGCTACTGCCGGTTTAACGACCAACAGTAACGGCAGTTGTGGAGGGGTAGGCGCGGATGATGACAATACTGGCCGCTTGTTCTTTAATAAAACTTTCACTATAGCTGCGGGTAATAACAGTTTTGTAGCTGAATTTGATTTACAAAAAGGTTTGCAAGGACCAAAAGGTAATAAAAATTACTGGACCTTAAAACCCACCTCTGTGCAGCTGGTAAATACTGCAGATGTAGGTGCTATTGCTGGTAGTGTGCCTGCTGCACTCATTGCAGAATGTGAAGCAAAAGCCGCTACATTTGGTAGCTCTGAATTTAGCTCTGCGGTGTATTTATATCCAGAAGCGACCGCGTTAGACAATATGGATGATTTTCGTGATGCCGCTGGTGAGTTAACTAAGGTTGCGCCTATTGCAGCAGCTAGAGTCAACCCTGTGGTTGATGATAATGGTCAAGTCATTAGCAATGACTATGAATTTGGTTTTGTCGTTGCCAATAACTATAGCTTAGGCTATACCTGTACAACTCAACATGATGATCCCGAGTTACCGAATACCCCTGAGGATTATCCAGCTTTTTTCCTGCATGTAGCGGAACAAAATGTGATAGTTATTAACGGTGAAACGACTGAGCGTGACTTCTAA
- a CDS encoding NAD(P)-dependent oxidoreductase, whose translation MASLFDVARRVITKLEIVSKTLSLRKVRGEEPSYSPSSLPLPDADTLVGKTVLISGGSRGIGLAIATACAKAGANVVIAAKTTLPHPKLPGTIYTAAEEINQAGAGRAIAIQLDVRDEIAVQRVVDEAVAEFGGIDILINNASAIHLDQVEHTPVKKFDLMFSINVRGTFLLTQACLPHLRRSQHAHVVTLSPPINLDPKWFKQYGTYTTSKYAMSLLSLSFSEEFSADDIAVSSLWPKTAIATSAVENMMVGKLIEGSCRKPSIMADACLALISQLPSNHQNGFYVDEDVLRDQGIKDFDAYSCHPGKPLQRDFFLDDDPQ comes from the coding sequence ATGGCCTCTTTATTTGATGTTGCTCGCCGAGTGATAACTAAACTTGAAATTGTGAGTAAAACCCTCAGTCTGCGTAAAGTACGCGGGGAGGAACCGAGCTATTCACCCTCGTCGTTGCCTTTGCCAGATGCCGATACTCTTGTTGGAAAAACGGTGTTGATCAGCGGTGGGTCGCGGGGAATTGGTTTAGCCATTGCGACCGCATGTGCTAAGGCTGGCGCGAATGTGGTGATTGCAGCAAAAACCACGCTCCCACACCCTAAATTACCGGGCACCATTTATACCGCGGCGGAGGAAATTAATCAGGCTGGTGCAGGGCGAGCAATAGCTATTCAGCTTGATGTACGTGATGAAATAGCGGTACAACGCGTGGTCGATGAGGCTGTTGCTGAGTTCGGTGGTATCGATATTTTAATCAACAATGCCAGTGCGATCCATCTAGATCAGGTTGAACATACGCCCGTGAAAAAGTTTGATTTGATGTTTTCTATTAATGTCAGAGGGACATTTTTACTGACACAGGCCTGTTTACCACATCTACGCCGTAGCCAACATGCCCACGTAGTGACCTTGTCTCCACCGATCAATCTCGACCCTAAATGGTTTAAACAATACGGCACATACACCACGTCGAAATATGCTATGTCATTATTGAGTCTGTCATTTTCAGAAGAGTTCTCTGCCGATGATATTGCCGTGAGTTCGTTGTGGCCGAAAACAGCGATCGCAACATCCGCGGTCGAAAACATGATGGTGGGAAAATTGATTGAAGGGAGCTGTCGCAAACCAAGCATCATGGCGGATGCGTGTCTTGCGTTGATTAGCCAGTTACCTTCAAACCATCAGAATGGCTTTTATGTTGATGAAGATGTGTTACGAGATCAAGGTATTAAAGATTTCGATGCATACAGCTGCCATCCGGGTAAACCGTTACAACGGGATTTCTTTCTAGATGATGACCCACAATAG